CTAAGACTTCCCGCTGTAAAGGCCCATACCGGGCTTTCCCGAAGCACGATCTATCTTCGTATTTCGGAAGGGGAATTCCCCCCTTCGGTTTCTCTTGGCGAACGAGCTGTCGGTTGGCTCGAATCGGATATTGACGACTGGTTGAGCGCCCAGGTCGAAAAAAGCCGCAAAGTGAAAGCCTGAGGAGGGCGGCGCTATGAGCAAAAAAGCAAAGGGCCGCGCTGACAGGATCGCGTCCCGTGTAAAAAGGACAATAGTGACAGTGGCCTTGTGGGGTTGGCTACCAATCGGGCTGGTGGACTGGATCATCCGTCTGGAAGGAGTGAGCGATGCTTGACGCAATCTCCCTATTCCGCAAAGCGATCCGCTCCGCCGGGCTGGAACCGCCGGAAGCTATTAATGCAGACGGAATCCTACGGCGCTTCGCCAGTAATGGGAAGCGTGGCGATGACGCTGGCTGGTATGTGCTACATGGCGACGATATTGCCGCTGGGGCTTTCGGAGACTGGCGCACCGGAATTTCCCAAACATGGCGGGCTAACATCGGACGCACACTGACCCCTGCCGAAGAGTTGGCGTACAAGGCCAAGGTGG
This portion of the Nitrospinota bacterium genome encodes:
- a CDS encoding AlpA family phage regulatory protein; its protein translation is MKNTVLRLPAVKAHTGLSRSTIYLRISEGEFPPSVSLGERAVGWLESDIDDWLSAQVEKSRKVKA